The following coding sequences lie in one Fusibacter sp. A1 genomic window:
- a CDS encoding cyclase family protein, producing the protein MKLYDITQTIDEHMTVYKNKAEKRPIINVTRTHNVGGVRESSITLDVHTGTHLDAPLHMQADGTTIDTMALEQLITRCKVFDFTHLDRGISKGDLDHHKIEKGDVVLFKTRNSFEDFFNPEFIYLEESGAKYLTGIGIKGVGTDGLGIERAQPGHPTHHTLFNSGVYVLEGLALKDVPVGEYELIALPLKLKGLDASPVRAVLIERD; encoded by the coding sequence ATGAAACTATATGATATCACACAGACCATAGACGAACACATGACCGTCTATAAGAACAAAGCCGAAAAAAGACCAATCATCAATGTGACAAGAACCCATAATGTAGGCGGGGTAAGGGAATCGAGCATCACATTGGATGTGCATACAGGCACCCATCTTGATGCTCCTCTTCACATGCAGGCGGATGGAACGACCATCGATACCATGGCGCTTGAGCAGCTGATCACACGCTGCAAGGTATTCGATTTCACCCATCTTGACAGGGGGATCTCAAAAGGAGATCTCGACCATCATAAGATCGAAAAAGGAGATGTGGTCCTCTTTAAGACCAGAAACTCCTTTGAGGATTTCTTCAATCCCGAGTTCATCTACCTGGAGGAGTCCGGCGCGAAATACCTGACCGGCATCGGCATCAAAGGAGTGGGGACAGACGGTCTTGGCATAGAACGAGCCCAACCGGGTCACCCTACCCACCACACGCTGTTCAATTCAGGCGTCTACGTACTGGAGGGACTAGCCCTAAAAGACGTACCCGTAGGCGAATACGAACTGATCGCCCTCCCGCTGAAACTGAAGGGCCTGGACGCATCCCCTGTAAGAGCGGTGCTGATCGAGAGGGATTGA
- the asrB gene encoding anaerobic sulfite reductase subunit AsrB: protein MKNEYLAFPFEILSIVKETEIDWTYTVKYDGPLVGGQFMQLSIPGVGEAPISISDFRDGSLDMTIRKVGRLTDAIFNLEAGDSLFMRGPYGNGFELSKYVDKHVVIIAGGTGLAPVKNVIEKLTSGEIKTNSTRALIGFKSPDDVLFEDALKRWSQDHEVTVTVDKQPDKPWNGKVGLVTEHIPTLEGYDIEKTEAIVVGPPMMMKFTTLALLKAGYLPQNITVSFERNMSCGIGKCGHCKIDETYVCLEGPVFNYTTAVKLLD, encoded by the coding sequence ATGAAAAATGAGTATCTGGCATTTCCATTTGAGATTCTTTCGATCGTCAAGGAAACCGAGATCGACTGGACCTATACCGTTAAATACGACGGTCCGCTTGTAGGCGGTCAGTTTATGCAGCTTTCGATCCCCGGTGTGGGTGAAGCTCCTATCTCGATCAGTGATTTCAGGGACGGAAGCCTTGATATGACCATCAGAAAGGTCGGCAGACTCACCGATGCCATCTTCAACCTTGAGGCAGGCGATTCGCTCTTTATGCGAGGCCCCTACGGCAACGGTTTCGAGTTGTCCAAGTACGTTGATAAACATGTGGTGATCATCGCTGGAGGAACCGGACTCGCACCTGTGAAGAACGTGATTGAAAAACTCACTAGCGGCGAGATAAAAACAAATTCCACACGGGCGCTTATAGGATTCAAATCACCTGATGATGTGCTGTTTGAAGACGCTTTGAAAAGATGGAGCCAAGACCATGAGGTAACTGTCACCGTCGACAAGCAGCCAGACAAGCCTTGGAACGGCAAGGTCGGACTTGTAACAGAGCATATCCCCACACTCGAGGGCTATGATATAGAAAAAACAGAAGCCATCGTCGTCGGACCGCCGATGATGATGAAATTCACAACACTCGCACTCCTTAAGGCGGGTTACCTGCCACAGAACATCACCGTCTCCTTTGAAAGGAACATGAGCTGCGGCATCGGTAAATGCGGCCACTGTAAGATTGATGAAACCTATGTTTGCCTTGAAGGTCCGGTCTTCAACTATACGACCGCCGTCAAGCTTTTGGATTAG
- a CDS encoding ferritin family protein, whose product MKETFVLEDLLNMMIELETFGNENYQRLALNTTNSSLKEYFTTLAEMELKHKHIFEGFKEEAVTYPGSELDEDYTDYLKSILKNAVRFMKINRNSEHMDDFEAAFDLAVTLEKDAILFLIEIRTLIPSDHHHIIDRLIAEERSHLKYLYNYIEGA is encoded by the coding sequence ATGAAAGAAACATTCGTACTCGAAGATCTACTGAACATGATGATCGAACTGGAGACCTTTGGTAATGAAAATTATCAAAGACTTGCTCTGAACACAACTAACAGTTCCCTTAAGGAATATTTCACTACGCTTGCCGAAATGGAACTCAAACACAAACATATCTTTGAAGGATTTAAAGAAGAAGCGGTGACCTATCCCGGATCGGAACTCGATGAAGACTACACCGACTATCTGAAGAGCATCTTAAAAAATGCGGTCAGATTTATGAAAATCAACAGAAACAGCGAACATATGGATGACTTCGAGGCTGCTTTCGATTTGGCTGTGACCCTTGAAAAGGATGCGATTCTTTTCCTCATAGAAATCAGAACACTCATCCCCTCTGACCACCACCACATCATCGACAGGCTGATCGCTGAAGAGCGTTCGCATTTAAAATACCTTTACAACTATATTGAAGGAGCGTAA
- a CDS encoding formate/nitrite transporter family protein has translation MYKEMVEKFSLAAEGKIGILKKNPMRYLLLSAMAGIFVGLGIILIFSIGGTIGDSPFKKTLMGASFGIALSLVIMIGSELFTGNNMIMTVASLNKRVTWIDSLKVWLVSYTGNLLGSIAVGLTFVLAGLASGGVLDFINKVSAAKMAGSFSELFFKGVLCNMLVCLAVFAAMKLKEETAKLIMIWWCLFAFITSGFEHSIANMTLFSISLFAPHAATVSLSGAVANLIPVTLGNFVGGAIVIGASYYFIGKE, from the coding sequence ATGTACAAGGAAATGGTAGAAAAATTCTCACTTGCCGCTGAAGGAAAGATCGGCATTCTTAAAAAGAACCCGATGCGCTATCTTCTTTTATCTGCGATGGCCGGCATCTTTGTAGGGCTGGGGATCATCCTCATCTTTTCAATCGGCGGCACCATCGGAGACTCTCCCTTTAAGAAAACACTGATGGGCGCATCATTCGGTATCGCACTAAGCCTTGTGATCATGATCGGCAGCGAGCTGTTCACAGGAAACAATATGATCATGACGGTCGCTTCACTTAATAAACGTGTGACTTGGATCGACAGCCTTAAGGTATGGCTTGTATCCTATACTGGCAATCTGCTAGGCAGTATCGCAGTCGGACTGACTTTCGTACTTGCTGGCCTTGCAAGTGGCGGCGTGCTCGATTTTATCAACAAGGTATCCGCTGCCAAGATGGCAGGAAGCTTCTCGGAGCTCTTTTTCAAAGGAGTCCTATGTAACATGCTCGTCTGTCTGGCGGTCTTTGCAGCCATGAAGCTGAAAGAGGAAACCGCGAAGCTGATCATGATCTGGTGGTGCCTTTTCGCATTCATCACTTCTGGATTCGAGCACAGTATCGCAAATATGACACTCTTCTCGATCAGCCTCTTCGCACCTCATGCGGCGACTGTTTCCTTATCTGGAGCTGTCGCCAACCTGATTCCTGTCACACTCGGGAATTTCGTAGGCGGAGCGATCGTCATCGGAGCAAGCTATTACTTTATAGGAAAAGAATAG
- the asrC gene encoding sulfite reductase subunit C, which produces MSVDRKKITKNAYRITKVRGKTALRIRVPGGHLDAKHFTLIQEIAQTYGNGTVHLTARQGFEVPGIDFEHMEAINKKILPLLESLDLAIEVDSGGYPAAGTRNISACVGDRVCPFANDDTTDMAKEIEKRIYPNNLHFKVAVTGCPNDCIKAHMQDFGIICITEPQYDVSRCVSCEACVTNCKKKVTGALVMNEFNVERDHEKCIGCGECILKCPTGAWTRGDQKLFRMVIMGRTGKRNPRIAMPFIKWGDRETMIRVIENTYAFVERYIDKSLPKEHIGYIVDRVGYHTFKREVLEGIEINPEAQVAESIQWNGYWYKDGLNF; this is translated from the coding sequence ATGAGTGTAGATAGAAAAAAAATAACCAAGAACGCCTACCGTATCACAAAAGTAAGGGGCAAGACCGCGCTTAGGATCAGGGTTCCTGGTGGACACCTAGATGCCAAGCATTTCACCCTGATACAGGAAATCGCACAAACCTACGGCAACGGAACCGTTCACCTGACAGCACGTCAAGGCTTCGAAGTTCCAGGTATCGACTTTGAACATATGGAAGCCATCAACAAAAAGATCCTGCCTCTACTTGAATCCTTAGATCTTGCGATCGAGGTCGATTCAGGCGGCTACCCAGCAGCTGGAACAAGAAACATCTCGGCGTGCGTAGGCGACAGGGTCTGCCCCTTTGCAAATGACGATACGACAGATATGGCAAAAGAAATCGAAAAAAGGATCTACCCCAACAACCTGCACTTCAAGGTGGCTGTCACGGGTTGCCCGAACGACTGCATCAAGGCCCATATGCAGGACTTCGGCATCATCTGCATCACAGAGCCCCAATACGACGTTTCAAGATGCGTAAGCTGTGAGGCGTGTGTGACAAACTGTAAAAAGAAAGTCACAGGCGCGCTTGTTATGAACGAGTTCAATGTGGAAAGGGATCACGAAAAATGCATCGGCTGCGGTGAATGCATTCTCAAATGCCCTACAGGAGCATGGACTAGAGGTGATCAGAAGCTATTTAGAATGGTGATCATGGGCCGCACCGGTAAACGAAATCCGCGTATCGCAATGCCCTTTATCAAATGGGGCGACCGCGAGACCATGATAAGAGTGATTGAGAACACCTATGCCTTTGTAGAGCGCTATATCGATAAAAGCCTTCCAAAAGAACATATCGGCTATATCGTCGATAGGGTCGGCTACCATACCTTTAAGCGCGAAGTCCTAGAAGGCATCGAAATCAACCCGGAGGCACAAGTCGCTGAGTCCATCCAGTGGAACGGATACTGGTATAAGGACGGATTGAACTTTTAA
- a CDS encoding NAD(P)/FAD-dependent oxidoreductase: MSLPKYAVLQKPRGDKRTYAITPRIAGGFATPDELRKIAETAEKYHGTLKITSGQRIAILGISAEDVEKAWEDLGMDPGVVSPYSVKNIEMCPASFCKRAKQNSMKLAMKLEKRFYGAATPNRMKIGVVGCMNSCTSANSKDIAVLANDEGYVIRAGGSAGFHPRLPDDIAENLNDQEAFDMVEAIYLYYCETADMGEKLGDYIDRISLETFKTGVYERYTLIQEEQKQ, from the coding sequence ATGAGTCTACCGAAGTATGCTGTACTACAAAAACCAAGAGGTGATAAAAGAACTTATGCGATCACACCTCGCATCGCCGGTGGTTTTGCGACACCGGATGAACTGAGAAAAATCGCTGAAACCGCTGAAAAATATCATGGCACGCTTAAAATCACATCCGGTCAAAGGATAGCGATCTTAGGCATCTCTGCTGAAGATGTGGAAAAAGCCTGGGAGGACCTTGGCATGGACCCCGGAGTAGTATCGCCGTATTCTGTAAAGAACATCGAAATGTGCCCCGCTTCGTTTTGTAAACGGGCAAAACAAAACAGCATGAAGCTAGCCATGAAGCTAGAAAAGAGATTTTACGGCGCTGCGACACCCAACCGTATGAAAATTGGAGTGGTCGGTTGTATGAACTCCTGTACAAGCGCCAATTCAAAGGATATCGCCGTACTTGCAAACGACGAAGGCTACGTGATAAGGGCTGGCGGCAGCGCAGGATTCCACCCGCGACTTCCCGACGACATCGCTGAAAATCTGAACGATCAAGAGGCCTTCGACATGGTCGAGGCGATCTATCTGTACTACTGTGAAACCGCTGACATGGGCGAAAAACTTGGCGACTACATCGACAGGATCAGCCTTGAAACTTTTAAAACAGGCGTTTATGAACGCTATACACTTATCCAGGAGGAACAAAAACAATGA
- a CDS encoding DUF1858 domain-containing protein, giving the protein MTITKDMMISDILTKRQDAASILISFGMGCLGCPSSQMESLEQAAMIHGIDINALMTALNA; this is encoded by the coding sequence ATGACAATTACAAAAGACATGATGATTTCAGACATCCTTACAAAAAGACAAGACGCGGCATCCATCCTAATCAGCTTCGGCATGGGATGCCTAGGATGCCCATCCTCACAAATGGAATCCCTAGAGCAAGCAGCCATGATCCACGGCATCGACATCAACGCACTGATGACAGCACTCAACGCATAA
- the asrA gene encoding anaerobic sulfite reductase subunit AsrA, with product MAYQLSHEMFDRYLAALSATHRVFAPVVKANKNKLADLDLITYDEVSGADQIIWSEKSYFSPKEIFYPIRETLFRFVGKEAFVPEVDQKPMLILLRPCDLNGIDRLDQIFFNNGVSKDFYYERRRKLVKFAVIECTEGFDSCFCVSMGTNKVDSYDMALKYSGDSITLDIKDETLVPDGYSFGANEDFELDFVKSNKTKVELPDFEGVDLNQVFGHEMWKEYTSRCIACGRCNTSCITCSCFTMQDVFTDDEKMLSERRRRWAGCHIKGFSDMAGGHSFRDKNGERMRFKLMHKVYDFNKRFDKHMCVGCGRCDDVCPEYISFSKSINKVAKIIQEVKHEK from the coding sequence ATGGCATACCAGCTGTCACACGAAATGTTTGATCGCTATCTTGCTGCGCTGAGTGCGACACATCGCGTGTTCGCGCCTGTAGTGAAGGCGAACAAGAACAAACTGGCCGATCTTGACCTGATTACCTATGATGAGGTCAGCGGAGCTGATCAGATCATTTGGAGCGAGAAAAGCTATTTTTCACCAAAAGAGATTTTTTATCCTATTCGAGAGACACTATTCAGATTTGTAGGAAAAGAGGCATTCGTACCAGAAGTCGATCAAAAGCCCATGCTCATTCTTCTTAGGCCTTGCGACCTGAACGGAATAGACCGTTTGGACCAGATTTTCTTCAACAACGGAGTCAGCAAGGATTTTTACTATGAAAGAAGACGCAAACTGGTAAAATTCGCTGTGATCGAATGTACAGAAGGCTTTGATAGCTGTTTCTGCGTGAGTATGGGAACAAACAAGGTAGATTCCTATGACATGGCGCTTAAGTACAGCGGTGATTCCATCACCCTAGACATAAAAGATGAGACACTTGTTCCTGATGGATACTCCTTTGGAGCGAATGAGGATTTTGAACTCGATTTTGTCAAAAGCAATAAGACAAAAGTCGAACTACCCGATTTTGAAGGTGTCGATCTGAACCAAGTGTTCGGTCACGAGATGTGGAAGGAATATACCTCAAGATGCATCGCATGCGGCAGATGCAACACGTCGTGCATCACTTGTAGCTGCTTTACCATGCAGGATGTCTTTACCGATGACGAAAAGATGCTTTCAGAACGAAGAAGACGCTGGGCCGGTTGTCACATCAAAGGTTTCAGCGACATGGCGGGCGGTCATTCCTTCAGGGACAAAAACGGCGAACGCATGAGGTTCAAGCTGATGCACAAGGTCTACGATTTCAACAAGCGATTCGATAAGCATATGTGCGTCGGATGCGGCAGATGCGACGATGTCTGTCCCGAGTACATCTCGTTTTCAAAGTCGATCAACAAGGTCGCAAAAATCATCCAGGAGGTCAAGCATGAAAAATGA